In one Nicotiana tomentosiformis chromosome 6, ASM39032v3, whole genome shotgun sequence genomic region, the following are encoded:
- the LOC104088511 gene encoding uncharacterized protein isoform X1 — translation MLAFTSLGVTNDKDLARRYHGIYTFRVQGQMYHFIPDLLPFDKKGKNMQLYFYDNENELANRMACSRNINESIVKRLMNVLLINPYSIFLKSLTNVPKLSDCYIALKYEPKSDQRVYNLPTTTEVAGIWVHDNVVDIVSTPHIRIYTHSDKTQSVNYYYGYYDALQYPLLFPYGQNGWHCGIKKIIRTDQRYCKNEKLPSVKNMCSIDGFLDMEAQTMEKGKRKRETVSCREYYCYKFQIREDEKNEVLHCGRLFQQFIVDVFIKLETQRLDFYFFNQDLFRMDVLQGLINFLKLGETEASKIGKKTFLPVTFIGGPRDMRRRYMDAIALVQRFGKPDIFLTMTCNPSWPEIKQHLLSTDETQNRPDLVSRVFRGKVEELKADILKKKIFGKVAAFMYTIEFQKRGLPHTHFLIILTGEYKLLAPESYDKFVCAELPDCNNEEHLYSRVLQHMMHGPCGDLNPTNSCMGKRGLCKFNYPKDFAEQTSKGKNSYPIYRRRSTCKLVHIREQYLDNSWVVPYNPYLLCKFDCHMNIEVCCDIKFVKYIYKYICKGHDKIAFCIHNNEEIDEIKEYRSARWVTPPEAAWRLFGFAISEITLTVYHLQLHLEGQQFVFFKSSETVNRILNNPMIRKTMLTEFFAMNRTNEHAIAMQLLYKEFPEHFVWSPGYRTWTRR, via the coding sequence ATGCTTGCCTTTACGTCACTTGGTGTAACCAATGATAAAGATTTAGCGAGGAGATATCATGGTATATATACGTTTCGAGTTCAGGGACAAATGTACCATTTTATACCTGATTTACTTCCTTTTgataaaaaaggaaagaatatgCAATTATACTTTTATGATAACGAAAATGAACTTGCTAACAGAATGGCTTGTTCAAGAAATATTAACGAATCAATTGTAAAAAGGCTTATGAATGTGCTCTTAATTAATCCATATTCTATTTTCTTAAAATCCTTGACAAACGTTCCGAAACTATCTGATTGCTATATCGCGCTTAAATATGAACCAAAGTCAGATCAACGTGTATATAATCTACCAACTACAACAGAGGTAGCTGGAATATGGGTACATGATAATGTTGTCGATATTGTTTCTACGCCTCATATTCGTATTTACACACATAGTGACAAGACTCAATCAGTAAACTATTATTATGGATATTATGATGCATTACAATATCCATTATTATTTCCATACGGTCAAAACGGGTGGCATTGtggtattaaaaaaattatacgaACAGATCAACGTTATTgtaaaaatgaaaaattaccGAGTGTAAAGAATATGTGCTCCATTGATGGATTTCTTGATATGGAAGCTCAAACTATGGAAAAAGGAAAACGAAAAAGAGAGACAGTTTCTTGTCGTGAGTATTATTGTTACAAATTTCAGATAAGAGAGGATGAAAAAAATGAGGTCCTACATTGTGGAAGATTATTTCAACAATTCATAGTAGATGTATTCATAAAGCTAGAAACACAAagattagatttttatttttttaatcaagATTTGTTTCGAATGGATGTGCTACAAGGacttattaattttttaaaacttGGTGAAACAGAAGCTTCCAAGATTGGCAAGAAAACATTCCTCCCTGTTACTTTCATAGGAGGGCCAAGGGATATGCGTCGACGGTATATGGATGCTATTGCATTAGTGCAACGATTTGGAAAACCTGATATTTTTTTAACTATGACATGTAATCCATCTTGGCCAGAAATAAAACAACACTTGTTATCAACAGATGAAACTCAAAATAGACCTGATTTAGTATCACGAGTATTCAGAGGAAAAGTAGAAGAATTAAAAGCAGATatcttgaaaaaaaaaatctttggAAAAGTTGCCGCTTTTATGTATACTATAGAATTTCAAAAACGTGGTCTTCCACATACTCATTTTCTTATCATACTTACTGGTGAGTACAAATTGTTAGCACCTGAATCTTATGATAAGTTTGTTTGTGCGGAGTTGCCTGATTGTAATAATGAAGAGCACCTTTATTCACGTGTGCTTCAACATATGATGCACGGACCGTGTGGTGATTTAAATCCTACAAATTCATGTATGGGAAAAAGAGGGCTTTGTAAATTTAATTATCCAAAAGATTTTGCTGAGCAAACATCAAAAGGAAAGAATTCGTATCCAATTTATAGAAGACGAAGCACATGTAAACTTGTACATATAAGGGAACAATATTTGGACAATTCTTGGGTTGTCCCGTACAATCCTTACTTACTTTGTAAGTTTGATTGTCATATGAATATTGAAGTTTGTTGTGATATTAAATTTGTAAAATATATTTACAAATACATTTGCAAGGGACATGATAAAATTGCTTTCTGTATACATAACAATGAAGAAATAGATGAAATAAAAGAATATCGATCTGCTAGATGGGTAACACCCCCAGAAGCGGCATGGCGTTTATTTGGTTTTGCTATTAGTGAAATTACTCTGACTGTTTATCATCTTCAATTACATTTAGAAGGGCAgcaatttgttttttttaaaagtagTGAAACTGTGAATAGAATTTTAAATAATCCGATGATTAGAAAAACAATGTTGACTGAATTTTTTGCTATGAATAGAACTAATGAACATGCTATAGCTATGCAATTATTGTATAAGGAATTTCCAGAACATTTTGTATGGTCTCCAGGATATAGAACGTGGACACGTCGGTAA
- the LOC104088511 gene encoding uncharacterized protein isoform X2: MRRRYMDAIALVQRFGKPDIFLTMTCNPSWPEIKQHLLSTDETQNRPDLVSRVFRGKVEELKADILKKKIFGKVAAFMYTIEFQKRGLPHTHFLIILTGEYKLLAPESYDKFVCAELPDCNNEEHLYSRVLQHMMHGPCGDLNPTNSCMGKRGLCKFNYPKDFAEQTSKGKNSYPIYRRRSTCKLVHIREQYLDNSWVVPYNPYLLCKFDCHMNIEVCCDIKFVKYIYKYICKGHDKIAFCIHNNEEIDEIKEYRSARWVTPPEAAWRLFGFAISEITLTVYHLQLHLEGQQFVFFKSSETVNRILNNPMIRKTMLTEFFAMNRTNEHAIAMQLLYKEFPEHFVWSPGYRTWTRR; this comes from the coding sequence ATGCGTCGACGGTATATGGATGCTATTGCATTAGTGCAACGATTTGGAAAACCTGATATTTTTTTAACTATGACATGTAATCCATCTTGGCCAGAAATAAAACAACACTTGTTATCAACAGATGAAACTCAAAATAGACCTGATTTAGTATCACGAGTATTCAGAGGAAAAGTAGAAGAATTAAAAGCAGATatcttgaaaaaaaaaatctttggAAAAGTTGCCGCTTTTATGTATACTATAGAATTTCAAAAACGTGGTCTTCCACATACTCATTTTCTTATCATACTTACTGGTGAGTACAAATTGTTAGCACCTGAATCTTATGATAAGTTTGTTTGTGCGGAGTTGCCTGATTGTAATAATGAAGAGCACCTTTATTCACGTGTGCTTCAACATATGATGCACGGACCGTGTGGTGATTTAAATCCTACAAATTCATGTATGGGAAAAAGAGGGCTTTGTAAATTTAATTATCCAAAAGATTTTGCTGAGCAAACATCAAAAGGAAAGAATTCGTATCCAATTTATAGAAGACGAAGCACATGTAAACTTGTACATATAAGGGAACAATATTTGGACAATTCTTGGGTTGTCCCGTACAATCCTTACTTACTTTGTAAGTTTGATTGTCATATGAATATTGAAGTTTGTTGTGATATTAAATTTGTAAAATATATTTACAAATACATTTGCAAGGGACATGATAAAATTGCTTTCTGTATACATAACAATGAAGAAATAGATGAAATAAAAGAATATCGATCTGCTAGATGGGTAACACCCCCAGAAGCGGCATGGCGTTTATTTGGTTTTGCTATTAGTGAAATTACTCTGACTGTTTATCATCTTCAATTACATTTAGAAGGGCAgcaatttgttttttttaaaagtagTGAAACTGTGAATAGAATTTTAAATAATCCGATGATTAGAAAAACAATGTTGACTGAATTTTTTGCTATGAATAGAACTAATGAACATGCTATAGCTATGCAATTATTGTATAAGGAATTTCCAGAACATTTTGTATGGTCTCCAGGATATAGAACGTGGACACGTCGGTAA
- the LOC117272939 gene encoding ATP-dependent DNA helicase PIF1-like, whose translation MFEDSMSEDFKHFSDFEEKDVQHKVLSHINDILHSMGHDINEYKLIPKNIRASETAKDAKDIHFERNIIVRTFFVDGPGGTGKTFLYRALLATIRSQGFIALATATSGVAASILPGGRTAHSRFKMSIDIDDNFRCNISKQSSLACLIRDAELIVWDEVSMAKKNMIEALDALLRDIMDVDTMFGGKVVVFGDDFRQTLPVVRNGKKEDFIYESLLYSEIWNKFEKLCLSENMRARTDPSFCEYLLRIGNGTERTNCEDKLEIPDSFVIPFTTEEECLDALFSVTYPDLHAFSPDSSMITSRVILTTKNDFVNEINNMLITKFPQRSKTFVAVDETIDPNNQSQFEDFLHSLDPPGLPPYKLTLKENCPLYVALSRAKSSNCVKILIRPSTADSTDDHSTYNVVYDEIIQKAFS comes from the exons ATGTTTGAAGATTCAATGTCCGAAGACTTTAAACATTTCtctgattttgaagaaaaagatGTTCAGCATAAGGTTTTAAGCCATATCAATGATATCTTGCACTCTATGGGACACGACATAAATGAGTATAAGCTTATTCCAAAGAATATTAGAGCTTCCGAAACTGCAAAGGATGCAAAGGATATtcattttgaaagaaatataatTGTTA GAACATTCTTCGTCGATGGTCCTGGAGGAACAGGTAAAACCTTTTTATACCGTGCATTATTAGCAACAATCCGGTCTCAAGGATTTATAGCTTTAGCAACTGCAACTTCTGGTGTGGCAGCTTCTATCCTTCCAGGAGGACGGACTGCTCACTCACGGTTCAAAATGTCTATTGATATAGATGATAATTTTCGTTGCAACATTAGTAAACAGAGTTCGCTGGCATGTCTAATTAGAGATGCGGAATTAATTGTATGGGATGAGGTATCAATGGCAAAAAAGAATATGATTGAAGCTCTTGATGCGCTTCTAAGAGATATTATGGACGTCGATACAATGTTTGGTGGTAAAGTTGTCGTATTTGGAGATGACTTTAGACAAACTCTACCAGTTGTTCGAAATGGAAAAAAAGAAGATTTTATTTATGAAAGCTTATTGTATTctgaaatttggaataagtttGAGAAATTATGCCTATCTGAAAATATGCGCGCAAGAACAGATCCTTCTTTTTGTGAATATTTACTCCGAATTGGAAATGGAACAGAAAGAACTAACTGTGAAGACAAATTAGAGATTCCTGATTCTTTTGTTATTCCTTTTACGACTGAAGAAGAATGCTTAGATGCATTGTTTAGTGTAACTTATCCTGATTTGCACGCATTTTCTCCTGATTCATCTATGATAACCTCTCGTGTTATTTTAACAACGaagaatgactttgtaaatgAAATAAATAATATGTTGATCACTAAATTTCCACAAAGGTCTAAAACATTTGTTGCAGTAGATGAAACTATTGACCCGAACAATCAAAGCCAGTTTGAAGATTTTCTACATAGTTTAGATCCTCCTGGTTTACCGCCTTATAAGTTAACTTTAAAGGAAAATTGTCCT CTTTATGTTGCTTTATCAAGAGCGAAAAGTTCAAACTGTGTTAAAATACTGATTCGACCATCTACAGCGGACAGTACTGATGATCATTCAACATATAATGTGGTTTATGATGAAATTATTCAGAAAGCTTTCTCGTAG
- the LOC104088511 gene encoding uncharacterized protein isoform X9, with the protein MILLFSGSITLSYIFILHKLQDTQKMEHRYTIHEITPFTRDWSCKIQVVDKIRPKISRDHRVNFQTTIVLDENEDQICIITYGPEVAHYDNLFKHFHTYLISAAKVREPSRFAIPMHNFEWVLDTFSIVEEVIENNEEESMLPLPSRLNMVSFADIEKQIPGDEFVVANCGTMKYQGSENRRFQEAILIDDKVKDNNQMLIEYTLKSTSASPSDTKCCTF; encoded by the exons ATGATACTACTGTTTTCAG GGTCAATTACTTTGTCCTACATTTTCATTCTTCACAAGTTGCAAGATACTCAAAAGATGGAGCATCGATATACCATCCATGAAATCACGCCATTTACTAGAGATTGGAGTTGTAAAATACAAGTTGTTGACAAAATTCGCCCAAAAATTAGCAGAGATCACCGGGTGAACTTTCAAACAACCATCGTCCTGGACGAAAAC GAAGACCAAATCTGCATCATAACATATGGTCCTGAAGTCGCACATTATGACAACCTTTTCAAACATTTCCACACATACCTCATCTCGGCAGCTAAAGTTAGGGAACCGTCACGTTTTGCAATACCCATGCACAACTTCGAATGGGTCCTCGATACCTTCAGTATCGTCGAAGAAGTTATAGAGAACAATGAAGAAGAATCAATGTTACCGTTGCCTTCAAGATTAAACATGGTGTCCTTTGCCGATATCGAGAAACAGATTCCAGGAGATGAATTCG TTGTGGCAAATTGCGGTACCATGAAATATCAAGGCAGCGAAAACAGAAGATTTCAAGAAGCTATTCTTATAGACGACAA GGTAAAGGACAACAATCAGATGCTAATTGAATACACTCTCAAAAGTACATCAGCATCGCCTTCTGACACTAAATGTTGCACCTTTTGA
- the LOC104088511 gene encoding replication protein A 70 kDa DNA-binding subunit B-like isoform X5: MILLFSGSITLSYIFILHKLQDTQKMEHRYTIHEITPFTRDWSCKIQVVDKIRPKISRDHRVNFQTTIVLDENEDQICIITYGPEVAHYDNLFKHFHTYLISAAKVREPSRFAIPMHNFEWVLDTFSIVEEVIENNEEESMLPLPSRLNMVSFADIEKQIPGDEFDLVAVVANCGTMKYQGSENRRFQEAILIDDKKKPFLFTIWGELADKDGTELLQQLHRYPVIVAKRIAISNFKQGSKVNELGKGQQSDAN, encoded by the exons ATGATACTACTGTTTTCAG GGTCAATTACTTTGTCCTACATTTTCATTCTTCACAAGTTGCAAGATACTCAAAAGATGGAGCATCGATATACCATCCATGAAATCACGCCATTTACTAGAGATTGGAGTTGTAAAATACAAGTTGTTGACAAAATTCGCCCAAAAATTAGCAGAGATCACCGGGTGAACTTTCAAACAACCATCGTCCTGGACGAAAAC GAAGACCAAATCTGCATCATAACATATGGTCCTGAAGTCGCACATTATGACAACCTTTTCAAACATTTCCACACATACCTCATCTCGGCAGCTAAAGTTAGGGAACCGTCACGTTTTGCAATACCCATGCACAACTTCGAATGGGTCCTCGATACCTTCAGTATCGTCGAAGAAGTTATAGAGAACAATGAAGAAGAATCAATGTTACCGTTGCCTTCAAGATTAAACATGGTGTCCTTTGCCGATATCGAGAAACAGATTCCAGGAGATGAATTCG ACCTAGTGGCAGTTGTGGCAAATTGCGGTACCATGAAATATCAAGGCAGCGAAAACAGAAGATTTCAAGAAGCTATTCTTATAGACGACAA GAAAAAGCCTTTTCTGTTTACTATATGGGGAGAATTGGCTGACAAAGATGGAACTGAACTACTGCAGCAGTTACATAGATACCCTGTCATTGTTGCAAAACGAATAGCTATTTCTAACTTTAAACAAG GCAGCAAAGTTAATGAATTG GGTAAAGGACAACAATCAGATGCTAATTGA
- the LOC104088511 gene encoding replication protein A 70 kDa DNA-binding subunit B-like isoform X6 translates to MILLFSGSITLSYIFILHKLQDTQKMEHRYTIHEITPFTRDWSCKIQVVDKIRPKISRDHRVNFQTTIVLDENEDQICIITYGPEVAHYDNLFKHFHTYLISAAKVREPSRFAIPMHNFEWVLDTFSIVEEVIENNEEESMLPLPSRLNMVSFADIEKQIPGDEFDLVAVVANCGTMKYQGSENRRFQEAILIDDKKKPFLFTIWGELADKDGTELLQQLHRYPVIVAKRIAISNFKQG, encoded by the exons ATGATACTACTGTTTTCAG GGTCAATTACTTTGTCCTACATTTTCATTCTTCACAAGTTGCAAGATACTCAAAAGATGGAGCATCGATATACCATCCATGAAATCACGCCATTTACTAGAGATTGGAGTTGTAAAATACAAGTTGTTGACAAAATTCGCCCAAAAATTAGCAGAGATCACCGGGTGAACTTTCAAACAACCATCGTCCTGGACGAAAAC GAAGACCAAATCTGCATCATAACATATGGTCCTGAAGTCGCACATTATGACAACCTTTTCAAACATTTCCACACATACCTCATCTCGGCAGCTAAAGTTAGGGAACCGTCACGTTTTGCAATACCCATGCACAACTTCGAATGGGTCCTCGATACCTTCAGTATCGTCGAAGAAGTTATAGAGAACAATGAAGAAGAATCAATGTTACCGTTGCCTTCAAGATTAAACATGGTGTCCTTTGCCGATATCGAGAAACAGATTCCAGGAGATGAATTCG ACCTAGTGGCAGTTGTGGCAAATTGCGGTACCATGAAATATCAAGGCAGCGAAAACAGAAGATTTCAAGAAGCTATTCTTATAGACGACAA GAAAAAGCCTTTTCTGTTTACTATATGGGGAGAATTGGCTGACAAAGATGGAACTGAACTACTGCAGCAGTTACATAGATACCCTGTCATTGTTGCAAAACGAATAGCTATTTCTAACTTTAAACAAG GGTAA
- the LOC104088511 gene encoding uncharacterized protein isoform X7, producing MILLFSGSITLSYIFILHKLQDTQKMEHRYTIHEITPFTRDWSCKIQVVDKIRPKISRDHRVNFQTTIVLDENEDQICIITYGPEVAHYDNLFKHFHTYLISAAKVREPSRFAIPMHNFEWVLDTFSIVEEVIENNEEESMLPLPSRLNMVSFADIEKQIPGDEFDLVAVVANCGTMKYQGSENRRFQEAILIDDKRPTNNKVQLLNLNRSFVPAGSKVNELGKGQQSDAN from the exons ATGATACTACTGTTTTCAG GGTCAATTACTTTGTCCTACATTTTCATTCTTCACAAGTTGCAAGATACTCAAAAGATGGAGCATCGATATACCATCCATGAAATCACGCCATTTACTAGAGATTGGAGTTGTAAAATACAAGTTGTTGACAAAATTCGCCCAAAAATTAGCAGAGATCACCGGGTGAACTTTCAAACAACCATCGTCCTGGACGAAAAC GAAGACCAAATCTGCATCATAACATATGGTCCTGAAGTCGCACATTATGACAACCTTTTCAAACATTTCCACACATACCTCATCTCGGCAGCTAAAGTTAGGGAACCGTCACGTTTTGCAATACCCATGCACAACTTCGAATGGGTCCTCGATACCTTCAGTATCGTCGAAGAAGTTATAGAGAACAATGAAGAAGAATCAATGTTACCGTTGCCTTCAAGATTAAACATGGTGTCCTTTGCCGATATCGAGAAACAGATTCCAGGAGATGAATTCG ACCTAGTGGCAGTTGTGGCAAATTGCGGTACCATGAAATATCAAGGCAGCGAAAACAGAAGATTTCAAGAAGCTATTCTTATAGACGACAA ACGTCCGACTAACAACAAGGTTCAACTCCTTAATCTTAATCGATCCTTTGTACCCGCAGGCAGCAAAGTTAATGAATTG GGTAAAGGACAACAATCAGATGCTAATTGA
- the LOC104088511 gene encoding uncharacterized protein isoform X8 gives MILLFSGSITLSYIFILHKLQDTQKMEHRYTIHEITPFTRDWSCKIQVVDKIRPKISRDHRVNFQTTIVLDENEDQICIITYGPEVAHYDNLFKHFHTYLISAAKVREPSRFAIPMHNFEWVLDTFSIVEEVIENNEEESMLPLPSRLNMVSFADIEKQIPGDEFDLVAVVANCGTMKYQGSENRRFQEAILIDDKVKDNNQMLIEYTLKSTSASPSDTKCCTF, from the exons ATGATACTACTGTTTTCAG GGTCAATTACTTTGTCCTACATTTTCATTCTTCACAAGTTGCAAGATACTCAAAAGATGGAGCATCGATATACCATCCATGAAATCACGCCATTTACTAGAGATTGGAGTTGTAAAATACAAGTTGTTGACAAAATTCGCCCAAAAATTAGCAGAGATCACCGGGTGAACTTTCAAACAACCATCGTCCTGGACGAAAAC GAAGACCAAATCTGCATCATAACATATGGTCCTGAAGTCGCACATTATGACAACCTTTTCAAACATTTCCACACATACCTCATCTCGGCAGCTAAAGTTAGGGAACCGTCACGTTTTGCAATACCCATGCACAACTTCGAATGGGTCCTCGATACCTTCAGTATCGTCGAAGAAGTTATAGAGAACAATGAAGAAGAATCAATGTTACCGTTGCCTTCAAGATTAAACATGGTGTCCTTTGCCGATATCGAGAAACAGATTCCAGGAGATGAATTCG ACCTAGTGGCAGTTGTGGCAAATTGCGGTACCATGAAATATCAAGGCAGCGAAAACAGAAGATTTCAAGAAGCTATTCTTATAGACGACAA GGTAAAGGACAACAATCAGATGCTAATTGAATACACTCTCAAAAGTACATCAGCATCGCCTTCTGACACTAAATGTTGCACCTTTTGA
- the LOC104088511 gene encoding replication protein A 70 kDa DNA-binding subunit B-like isoform X4, translated as MILLFSGSITLSYIFILHKLQDTQKMEHRYTIHEITPFTRDWSCKIQVVDKIRPKISRDHRVNFQTTIVLDENEDQICIITYGPEVAHYDNLFKHFHTYLISAAKVREPSRFAIPMHNFEWVLDTFSIVEEVIENNEEESMLPLPSRLNMVSFADIEKQIPGDEFVVANCGTMKYQGSENRRFQEAILIDDKKKPFLFTIWGELADKDGTELLQQLHRYPVIVAKRIAISNFKQDVRLTTRFNSLILIDPLYPQAAKLMNWVKDNNQMLIEYTLKSTSASPSDTKCCTF; from the exons ATGATACTACTGTTTTCAG GGTCAATTACTTTGTCCTACATTTTCATTCTTCACAAGTTGCAAGATACTCAAAAGATGGAGCATCGATATACCATCCATGAAATCACGCCATTTACTAGAGATTGGAGTTGTAAAATACAAGTTGTTGACAAAATTCGCCCAAAAATTAGCAGAGATCACCGGGTGAACTTTCAAACAACCATCGTCCTGGACGAAAAC GAAGACCAAATCTGCATCATAACATATGGTCCTGAAGTCGCACATTATGACAACCTTTTCAAACATTTCCACACATACCTCATCTCGGCAGCTAAAGTTAGGGAACCGTCACGTTTTGCAATACCCATGCACAACTTCGAATGGGTCCTCGATACCTTCAGTATCGTCGAAGAAGTTATAGAGAACAATGAAGAAGAATCAATGTTACCGTTGCCTTCAAGATTAAACATGGTGTCCTTTGCCGATATCGAGAAACAGATTCCAGGAGATGAATTCG TTGTGGCAAATTGCGGTACCATGAAATATCAAGGCAGCGAAAACAGAAGATTTCAAGAAGCTATTCTTATAGACGACAA GAAAAAGCCTTTTCTGTTTACTATATGGGGAGAATTGGCTGACAAAGATGGAACTGAACTACTGCAGCAGTTACATAGATACCCTGTCATTGTTGCAAAACGAATAGCTATTTCTAACTTTAAACAAG ACGTCCGACTAACAACAAGGTTCAACTCCTTAATCTTAATCGATCCTTTGTACCCGCAGGCAGCAAAGTTAATGAATTG GGTAAAGGACAACAATCAGATGCTAATTGAATACACTCTCAAAAGTACATCAGCATCGCCTTCTGACACTAAATGTTGCACCTTTTGA
- the LOC104088511 gene encoding replication protein A 70 kDa DNA-binding subunit D-like isoform X3, which produces MILLFSGSITLSYIFILHKLQDTQKMEHRYTIHEITPFTRDWSCKIQVVDKIRPKISRDHRVNFQTTIVLDENEDQICIITYGPEVAHYDNLFKHFHTYLISAAKVREPSRFAIPMHNFEWVLDTFSIVEEVIENNEEESMLPLPSRLNMVSFADIEKQIPGDEFDLVAVVANCGTMKYQGSENRRFQEAILIDDKKKPFLFTIWGELADKDGTELLQQLHRYPVIVAKRIAISNFKQDVRLTTRFNSLILIDPLYPQAAKLMNWVKDNNQMLIEYTLKSTSASPSDTKCCTF; this is translated from the exons ATGATACTACTGTTTTCAG GGTCAATTACTTTGTCCTACATTTTCATTCTTCACAAGTTGCAAGATACTCAAAAGATGGAGCATCGATATACCATCCATGAAATCACGCCATTTACTAGAGATTGGAGTTGTAAAATACAAGTTGTTGACAAAATTCGCCCAAAAATTAGCAGAGATCACCGGGTGAACTTTCAAACAACCATCGTCCTGGACGAAAAC GAAGACCAAATCTGCATCATAACATATGGTCCTGAAGTCGCACATTATGACAACCTTTTCAAACATTTCCACACATACCTCATCTCGGCAGCTAAAGTTAGGGAACCGTCACGTTTTGCAATACCCATGCACAACTTCGAATGGGTCCTCGATACCTTCAGTATCGTCGAAGAAGTTATAGAGAACAATGAAGAAGAATCAATGTTACCGTTGCCTTCAAGATTAAACATGGTGTCCTTTGCCGATATCGAGAAACAGATTCCAGGAGATGAATTCG ACCTAGTGGCAGTTGTGGCAAATTGCGGTACCATGAAATATCAAGGCAGCGAAAACAGAAGATTTCAAGAAGCTATTCTTATAGACGACAA GAAAAAGCCTTTTCTGTTTACTATATGGGGAGAATTGGCTGACAAAGATGGAACTGAACTACTGCAGCAGTTACATAGATACCCTGTCATTGTTGCAAAACGAATAGCTATTTCTAACTTTAAACAAG ACGTCCGACTAACAACAAGGTTCAACTCCTTAATCTTAATCGATCCTTTGTACCCGCAGGCAGCAAAGTTAATGAATTG GGTAAAGGACAACAATCAGATGCTAATTGAATACACTCTCAAAAGTACATCAGCATCGCCTTCTGACACTAAATGTTGCACCTTTTGA